From the genome of Corallococcus macrosporus DSM 14697:
TCGCGGGCACCTGGGGGCTGGGGCTGGCGCCGCCGCTGCTGTACCTGGTGTTGCTGCCGGACGGCCCGGGCCCGGTGGACGTGCACGCGTCCGGCCCCTGGTTGATGGCGCTCAAGTTCAACCCGCTGGCGCGGCTGCCGGAGTTCCTCATCGGCGTGTTGCTGGGCTGGTGCTTCGTGCGTGAGCGCGCGGCGGGAGGGGGGAAGGGCTCCGGCGCGGTGCTGGCGGCGCTGGGCACGGCGCTGTTGGTGGCGGCGGGCGCGGCGGGGGAGCGGGTGCCGTATCCGCTGATGCACAACGCCCTGCTGGCGCCCGCGTCGGGGCTGCTGGTGTACGGGCTGGCGCGCGGTGGCGGTGCCCTGGGTTGGCTGCTGTCACGGCCCACGCTGGTGCGGCTGGGTGGGGCCAGCTACGCGCTCTATCTGCTCCAGTACCCGGTGTCGGAGGCGGCCAAGGGGGTGGGGGCGGCGCTGTCCCCCTGGGTGGAGCTGCGCACGCCCGAAGGGCTGCTGGCCACCGTGCTGGTGCTGGGCGTGCCCGCGTCGCTGTGGGTGCACCGTTACGTGGAGACGCCGCTGCGCGCCCGCGTCCGCGCCGCGCTGGCGCCCTGGGTGGAGGGGCCGCGGCGCGAAGACGCGAAGTCGGTGGTGTCCGGGGCCTGAGCGGCGGCGGGCCCGTACAGCCGAGCCGGGGGCATGCACGGCGGCGGCCTGGCTCAGGCGAGCCGGGTGGGGCCCGAGGGGCGGTTTCCGTCGCGGGCGAAACGGGCGGCGTCTAGCCGGGTGGGGCGGCTCAGCGGGAGAGGCCGCAGGCGCGCTTGCCTTCCTCGGTTTCGATGGCGCGGCAGTCGCAGCCGTCCAGGCGCTCCTCGCACACGGCCTCGTCCTCCGCGGTGGGCTCCACGCGGTTCTCCTCCTGGGAGGCGCGGCGCAGGCACAGCTCCTTCTCCACCGAGTTGATGGAGCAGTCGCACAGCTTCTCGGACAGCTCGCGGCAGGCGCCCTTGCAGCCGGTGAGGCCGGACAGGGCGGAACAGAGGAGGGCGGCGGTGACGATGAAGCGGCGCATGGCTGCGGCGAACATGCCAGAAGGTCCCCTGGATGCAAGCTGGCTTCGAGCCCTTCGTGCCTGGGCGGGTGCTAGGGTCGCCCGGCTGCTCTACACCTGGGGGAAACACCACATATGCTGTCACTCGCCGCCGCCGCGTTGCTGGCCACCGCCGCTTCGCCGACGTCCCACTCGCTGCTGACGCGCTCACCTGACCGGCCGGTGTCCGTCCGTCTGCTGCTGGCCCAGGC
Proteins encoded in this window:
- a CDS encoding acyltransferase family protein encodes the protein MSGSRALDALTGLRFVAALHVVLFHFAAPCLGTAPEALRNWVGAGYAAVGVFFVLSGFVLAWNYLDADGRMETSPRAFWAARVARVYPVYLLTFLLSAPTTIAPSVADNGWKVAAVKLAVGGAVTLALLQAWVPRLALYWNPPGWSVAVEACFYGLFPRLAKGLPRLKPAWLPVALAGTWGLGLAPPLLYLVLLPDGPGPVDVHASGPWLMALKFNPLARLPEFLIGVLLGWCFVRERAAGGGKGSGAVLAALGTALLVAAGAAGERVPYPLMHNALLAPASGLLVYGLARGGGALGWLLSRPTLVRLGGASYALYLLQYPVSEAAKGVGAALSPWVELRTPEGLLATVLVLGVPASLWVHRYVETPLRARVRAALAPWVEGPRREDAKSVVSGA